In one window of Solanum pennellii chromosome 2, SPENNV200 DNA:
- the LOC107010783 gene encoding polcalcin Nic t 2, with amino-acid sequence MGEVDEPQDIADRERIFKRFDENGDGQISATELGETLQALGSVTPEEVKYMMDEIDTNKDGFISFQEFTEFAKANRGLIRDVAKIF; translated from the coding sequence aTGGGAGAGGTTGATGAACCACAAGACATAGCTGATCGCGAACGAATCTTCAAGCGCTTTGATGAAAATGGTGATGGACAAATCTCTGCAACAGAACTTGGAGAGACATTGCAAGCCTTAGGTTCTGTTACTCCTGAAGAAGTTAAGTATATGATGGATGAaattgacactaataaagatGGTTTCATTTCTTTTCAAGAGTTTACAGAATTTGCCAAAGCTAACAGAGGCTTGATTAGAGACGTTGCTAAAATTTTCtag